The following coding sequences lie in one Brevibacterium marinum genomic window:
- a CDS encoding endonuclease codes for MSTRADKSTQRGLARHLIDEHGRTFAAEAAITLRDKPAPLWQLLVLSLLLSTRISSDIAVRTARELFSTGWRTPQHLRESTWQERVDALGRGGYRRYDESTATRLDEAAALLIDRWKGDLRRLHDEAEGDGTRISKLLQEFTGIGPTGASIFLREAQQVWPEVRPYADKLVLKGARAARLPDDASEMGKLVDGDEFSSLAAALVRVARDPGMLED; via the coding sequence ATGAGCACACGAGCCGACAAGAGCACACAACGAGGCCTCGCACGGCACCTGATCGACGAGCACGGTCGAACGTTCGCGGCCGAGGCCGCGATCACGCTGCGCGACAAGCCGGCTCCACTGTGGCAGCTCCTCGTGCTCAGCCTGCTGCTGTCGACGCGGATCAGCTCGGACATCGCCGTGCGTACCGCCCGCGAGCTCTTCTCCACCGGGTGGAGAACACCCCAACATCTGCGGGAGAGCACGTGGCAGGAACGGGTCGATGCTCTGGGCCGCGGCGGATATCGTCGCTACGACGAGAGCACGGCCACCCGCCTCGACGAGGCGGCCGCACTGCTCATCGACCGATGGAAGGGCGATCTGCGGCGACTGCACGATGAGGCCGAGGGCGATGGGACTCGGATCTCGAAGCTCCTGCAGGAATTCACCGGGATCGGTCCGACCGGGGCGAGCATCTTCCTGCGTGAGGCACAGCAGGTGTGGCCGGAGGTCCGACCGTATGCCGACAAGCTCGTACTCAAGGGCGCTCGGGCCGCGAGGCTTCCCGACGACGCGAGCGAGATGGGCAAGTTGGTTGACGGAGACGAGTTCTCGAGTCTGGCTGCGGCGCTCGTGCGGGTGGCGCGTGATCCGGGGATGCTGGAGGACTGA
- a CDS encoding iron-siderophore ABC transporter substrate-binding protein, which produces MSAHLSRRAMAIGTIVTLAFSASACSQDSASPEKSASSDFETVTIEHALGKAVIEAEPERVVTLGQGSTETAIALGKTPVGMEEYAWGSDETGYMPWIHEAVKEKGDELPEQFQGDTELDVEAVAELQPDVILAPWSGVTAEQYEQLDAIAPTVAYPEQPWTIEWDEQITTIGRALGHEKESEGLVDDIKTQLSEAKRPEYEGLTFSYIYNDGPGTLGVFYPDEQRVAMVSALGLTPDPVIDELKKHYDAPGTDSALIGLENADKLDDSDLIFTFYSDEKSKKEIEAQSVYSNIPAIEAGAVVAPEDQAFVTASSILNPLTVPWTLERYVPMIDEAAKNVEK; this is translated from the coding sequence ATGTCAGCTCATCTCTCTCGCCGGGCCATGGCCATAGGTACCATCGTCACGCTCGCCTTCAGTGCGAGCGCCTGCAGCCAGGACTCGGCGAGCCCGGAGAAGTCTGCTTCGAGCGACTTTGAGACCGTCACGATCGAGCATGCCCTGGGCAAGGCCGTCATCGAAGCCGAACCCGAACGCGTCGTCACTCTCGGACAGGGATCGACAGAAACCGCCATCGCGCTGGGGAAGACCCCCGTCGGGATGGAGGAATACGCTTGGGGCAGCGATGAGACCGGCTATATGCCCTGGATCCACGAAGCGGTGAAGGAGAAGGGCGACGAGCTGCCCGAGCAGTTCCAAGGTGACACCGAGCTCGACGTCGAGGCTGTCGCCGAGCTCCAACCCGACGTCATCCTCGCACCCTGGTCGGGAGTGACCGCCGAACAGTACGAGCAGCTCGACGCCATCGCCCCGACGGTGGCCTACCCTGAGCAGCCGTGGACCATCGAATGGGATGAGCAGATCACGACCATCGGCAGGGCACTCGGTCACGAGAAGGAGTCGGAGGGGCTCGTCGACGACATCAAGACGCAGCTGTCCGAGGCGAAGCGTCCCGAATACGAGGGCCTGACGTTCTCCTACATCTACAATGACGGACCGGGCACACTCGGCGTCTTCTATCCCGACGAGCAGCGAGTGGCGATGGTCTCGGCGCTGGGTCTGACACCGGATCCCGTCATCGACGAGTTGAAGAAGCACTACGATGCGCCGGGCACGGACTCCGCGCTCATCGGACTCGAGAACGCCGACAAGCTCGATGATTCCGATCTCATCTTCACGTTCTACTCCGACGAGAAGAGCAAGAAGGAGATCGAGGCCCAGAGCGTGTACTCGAACATCCCTGCGATCGAGGCCGGCGCCGTCGTCGCTCCCGAGGATCAGGCCTTCGTCACCGCCTCGTCGATCCTCAACCCGCTCACCGTCCCCTGGACGCTGGAGCGCTACGTGCCGATGATCGACGAGGCCGCGAAGAACGTCGAGAAGTAG
- a CDS encoding helix-turn-helix domain-containing protein — protein MGQKVEAWERHHATSLIGLRTQLHDPGRLRAETATLEWPQLRLAKVLASPHTVRREAEDIAAHPVSGLVAYVPLDGHSTFSHHSGNVDIGPGRLMLCDGDSRFSRDLSQGVNELVIHVPRDTLNGLTGLRSIRYAVAVDLELSPTLSSAAREFVALADSAFGWGCTGSTSENRILDLVTSLVADTVKGRDHLHEAMNAIADGHREPDLSAGVLAGRIGVSERHLSRLFAEVGHSVPQAVLAARLESAQSLLSDPESACIGMAEVAFRSGFRSQAQFSRSYRSRFGMAPLRHRRVLLSVTA, from the coding sequence GTGGGCCAGAAGGTTGAGGCGTGGGAACGACATCATGCCACTTCTCTGATCGGACTGCGCACTCAACTGCACGATCCTGGTCGGCTTCGTGCAGAGACCGCCACTCTGGAGTGGCCACAGCTCCGCTTGGCGAAAGTGCTTGCCAGTCCGCACACCGTGCGCAGAGAGGCCGAGGACATTGCCGCGCACCCGGTATCGGGACTGGTCGCCTACGTCCCTCTGGATGGGCACAGCACATTCTCCCATCACTCCGGCAACGTTGATATCGGCCCGGGCCGCCTCATGCTGTGCGACGGGGACAGCAGATTCTCGCGTGACCTCTCACAGGGTGTCAACGAACTTGTCATCCACGTGCCCAGGGACACCCTCAATGGGCTCACTGGTCTCCGTTCGATCCGATATGCGGTGGCCGTCGACCTGGAGTTGAGCCCCACTCTGAGCTCGGCCGCGCGCGAGTTCGTGGCACTCGCCGACAGTGCATTCGGGTGGGGATGCACGGGGTCGACGTCGGAAAACAGAATCCTCGACCTGGTGACGAGCCTGGTTGCAGATACAGTCAAGGGACGCGACCATCTCCACGAGGCGATGAACGCTATCGCTGACGGACATCGGGAGCCGGATCTCTCCGCTGGAGTGCTGGCCGGGCGCATCGGCGTGTCCGAACGTCACCTCTCCCGGCTCTTCGCAGAGGTTGGACACAGTGTCCCGCAGGCAGTGCTTGCGGCACGACTCGAGAGTGCACAGAGCCTGCTTTCCGATCCCGAATCAGCGTGCATCGGCATGGCAGAAGTGGCCTTTCGCTCGGGATTCAGATCCCAGGCGCAGTTCTCGCGCAGCTATCGGTCGCGTTTCGGCATGGCACCGCTGCGGCACCGGAGGGTGCTCCTGTCCGTCACCGCTTGA
- a CDS encoding NADP-dependent oxidoreductase, with product MTRSVQYSQNGDIDQLHIVEKDSPAVGPGEVRVAVRYAGLNPVDRAVISGEFGEATGPKGNGADFSGVVDSVGEGVTGFSPGDLVFGGRPHRSQTTQLLIRDPEKRLDRIPRGLGTEVAGGLYITGRTAIAGIRALAISEGETVLVTGAAGGVGIIAAQLAANVGARVIGTASEVNHPVLRNLGIEPIAYGEGLEARLRETAPEGIDAAFSTQDEAEIVRLLNLGIPAARINSIGAGPQVADNHGVHVDGEATARRGDLAWLAKAIAYGHVHVPVAAVFALDEVQNAYRFLGDSHPAGKVVLRVDADPLTGDQRRFLGS from the coding sequence ATGACGCGCAGTGTCCAGTACTCCCAGAACGGCGATATCGATCAGCTCCACATCGTCGAGAAGGACTCCCCCGCCGTCGGCCCGGGAGAGGTCCGCGTCGCCGTCCGCTATGCGGGACTCAATCCGGTCGACCGGGCAGTCATCTCCGGCGAATTCGGGGAGGCCACGGGTCCGAAGGGCAACGGCGCAGATTTCTCCGGTGTCGTCGACAGCGTGGGCGAGGGGGTCACCGGCTTCTCCCCCGGAGACCTTGTCTTCGGGGGCCGACCGCACCGGTCGCAGACCACACAACTGCTCATCCGGGACCCGGAGAAGCGACTCGACCGGATCCCTCGCGGCCTCGGCACCGAGGTGGCCGGCGGTCTCTACATCACCGGGCGCACCGCGATCGCCGGCATCCGTGCCCTGGCGATCAGCGAGGGCGAGACCGTCCTCGTGACCGGGGCTGCGGGCGGAGTCGGCATCATCGCCGCCCAATTGGCAGCCAATGTGGGAGCCCGCGTCATCGGCACGGCCAGCGAGGTCAACCACCCGGTGCTGCGCAATCTGGGCATCGAACCCATCGCCTACGGCGAGGGACTCGAGGCCCGCCTGCGCGAGACGGCTCCCGAGGGCATCGATGCCGCCTTCTCGACCCAGGACGAGGCCGAGATCGTTCGGCTCCTCAACCTCGGCATCCCCGCCGCACGCATCAATTCGATCGGAGCGGGGCCGCAGGTCGCCGACAACCATGGAGTCCACGTCGACGGTGAAGCGACCGCCAGGCGCGGTGACCTCGCGTGGCTGGCCAAGGCGATCGCCTACGGGCATGTGCACGTGCCCGTCGCCGCGGTCTTCGCTCTCGACGAGGTCCAGAACGCCTACCGATTCCTCGGCGACTCCCACCCTGCCGGCAAAGTCGTGCTCCGGGTCGACGCCGATCCCCTCACAGGCGACCAGCGCCGATTCCTCGGGAGCTGA
- a CDS encoding YciI family protein encodes MAKYLMLKHYKMASEYMQYTPMEQWTPAEVDAHMTYMNDFVDRLKETGEYVDSQALSPEGTFVRYDGEGKPPVTDGPFPETKDLIAGWMVIDVESYDRALELAGELSAAPGAGGEPIREWLELRPFMGVTPNTTD; translated from the coding sequence ATGGCCAAGTACCTGATGCTCAAGCACTACAAGATGGCTTCCGAGTACATGCAGTACACCCCGATGGAACAGTGGACGCCTGCCGAAGTCGACGCGCACATGACATACATGAACGACTTCGTCGACAGGCTCAAGGAGACCGGCGAATACGTCGACTCCCAGGCGCTCTCACCCGAAGGCACCTTCGTCCGATACGACGGTGAGGGCAAGCCTCCGGTGACCGACGGCCCCTTCCCGGAGACCAAGGACCTCATCGCAGGATGGATGGTCATCGACGTCGAATCCTACGATCGGGCGCTCGAACTGGCGGGCGAGCTCTCGGCAGCACCGGGTGCCGGCGGCGAACCGATCCGGGAGTGGCTCGAGCTGCGGCCCTTCATGGGAGTCACGCCGAACACCACGGACTGA
- a CDS encoding helix-turn-helix domain-containing protein, whose amino-acid sequence MDPLRVTDGHDDQSPPLLWRETLGRVLRLRRTELGLTLAQVSERSGVSTQYLSEVERGLKDPSSEVIEAIAVVLGLALPQVLILASQSVPRVAPMAQFGGRAQLSLVA is encoded by the coding sequence ATGGATCCACTTCGAGTCACGGACGGACATGACGACCAGTCCCCGCCGCTGCTGTGGCGCGAGACGCTCGGCCGGGTGCTGCGGCTGCGCCGAACCGAACTGGGACTGACCTTGGCTCAGGTGTCGGAGCGCTCCGGTGTCTCGACCCAGTACCTGTCCGAAGTCGAACGCGGACTCAAGGATCCTTCGTCCGAAGTCATCGAGGCGATTGCCGTGGTCCTCGGCCTGGCGCTCCCCCAGGTGCTCATCCTCGCATCGCAGTCGGTGCCCAGGGTTGCGCCCATGGCCCAGTTCGGAGGCAGGGCGCAGCTCTCGCTCGTTGCCTGA
- a CDS encoding YidC/Oxa1 family membrane protein insertase: MNIYEFPPIEFLVNAAYWIVTWLTALLEPLAGTVSAALAIVVLTIAVRCLLIPVGLSQVRAGITRRRLAPKISEIQTRHKKNPELMQQKVMELYKEEKASPMAGCLPVLAQMPVLMAVYGIFIQSTIGGHANELLDHSLLGVPLNAGFIGLLGSGDLTLVSSGVFTVIVAVIAVVAAISRHLLTPDMPQTPTVQSSSADRPAVPDLSGLTRVLSFMPFMTAVIALFVPLAATLYLMTTTAWTLGERLVLNRILKVDEKDEATTVQPDGLSSRS, translated from the coding sequence TTGAACATCTACGAATTTCCACCCATTGAATTCCTCGTCAATGCCGCCTATTGGATCGTCACCTGGCTGACGGCTCTGCTCGAGCCGCTGGCCGGTACGGTCAGTGCCGCGCTGGCCATCGTGGTGCTGACGATCGCCGTCCGCTGCCTTCTCATTCCTGTCGGACTGTCCCAGGTCAGAGCCGGAATCACCCGCCGCCGACTGGCACCGAAGATCTCTGAGATCCAGACCCGCCACAAGAAGAATCCCGAACTGATGCAGCAGAAGGTCATGGAACTCTACAAGGAGGAGAAGGCCTCACCTATGGCGGGCTGCCTGCCCGTTCTGGCTCAGATGCCGGTGCTCATGGCCGTCTACGGGATCTTCATCCAGTCCACGATCGGCGGGCATGCGAATGAACTCCTCGACCACTCCCTGCTGGGCGTCCCACTCAATGCCGGCTTCATCGGCCTCCTTGGGTCAGGCGACCTGACGCTGGTCTCAAGTGGGGTCTTCACGGTCATCGTCGCGGTCATCGCCGTCGTCGCAGCAATATCGCGGCACCTGCTGACGCCCGATATGCCCCAGACGCCCACCGTCCAGAGTTCCAGTGCTGACAGGCCCGCGGTACCCGATCTGTCGGGGTTGACGCGGGTGCTCAGCTTCATGCCGTTCATGACCGCTGTGATCGCACTGTTCGTACCTCTGGCGGCCACGCTCTACCTCATGACGACGACGGCCTGGACCTTGGGAGAACGTCTCGTACTCAATCGGATCCTCAAGGTCGATGAAAAGGACGAAGCGACGACCGTTCAGCCGGATGGTCTATCCTCGCGGTCATGA
- a CDS encoding ClpP family protease: MNTRIAVQNAPSPQSPIPPRWSEADETTTAIPESQKMLYAYRSVVFNGELRDENGMEIISRLVLLSAEDPRSDIHLWINSPGGSVPMMHAIADTIETLPNDVVTVAFGWAASAGQFVLMMGSPGRRLALPHARILLHQGSSGIGGAAADIELQSGDLRNVRDSVLNRIAEATGKTYDRIFDDSLRDRWFTAEEALDYGLIDDVVGSPADLLGEIGATR; this comes from the coding sequence ATGAACACACGAATCGCAGTCCAGAATGCGCCCAGTCCGCAGAGCCCGATACCGCCGAGGTGGTCCGAAGCTGACGAGACCACCACCGCCATCCCCGAATCCCAGAAGATGCTCTACGCCTACCGTTCGGTGGTCTTCAACGGAGAGCTGCGTGATGAGAACGGCATGGAGATCATCTCCCGCCTCGTCCTCCTCTCCGCCGAGGATCCTCGCAGCGACATCCACCTGTGGATCAACTCTCCCGGCGGATCGGTGCCGATGATGCACGCGATCGCCGACACGATCGAAACCCTGCCCAACGATGTGGTCACGGTGGCGTTCGGATGGGCCGCCTCGGCGGGGCAGTTCGTGCTCATGATGGGCTCGCCCGGCAGGCGACTCGCCCTGCCGCACGCCCGGATCCTCCTCCACCAGGGATCGTCCGGCATCGGGGGAGCCGCCGCCGACATCGAACTCCAGTCCGGGGACCTGCGCAATGTCAGGGACTCCGTTCTCAACCGCATCGCCGAGGCGACCGGGAAGACCTACGACCGCATATTCGACGATTCCCTGCGTGACCGGTGGTTCACCGCCGAGGAGGCGCTGGACTACGGACTCATCGACGACGTCGTCGGCTCACCGGCCGACCTGCTCGGCGAGATCGGAGCCACACGATGA
- a CDS encoding type 1 glutamine amidotransferase domain-containing protein — translation MAISDKKVAFLLTRGVEQVELTSPRGALDEAGATTVIVSPSEGTLQAMNGDWDHADEFTVDVPVSDATVEDFDALVLPGGTLNADALRLDEDAVALVKAFFAADKLVAAICHAPWILAESGEAKGRKLTSFISTKTDLINAGASWEDSEVVIDGNLITSRNPGDLDAFNSAVANALG, via the coding sequence ATGGCAATCTCAGACAAGAAGGTCGCATTCCTCCTCACCCGCGGAGTCGAACAGGTCGAACTCACCAGTCCTCGCGGAGCGCTCGACGAGGCGGGCGCGACAACGGTCATCGTCTCCCCGTCCGAGGGAACTCTGCAGGCCATGAACGGCGATTGGGACCATGCCGACGAATTCACCGTCGACGTTCCCGTCTCCGATGCCACGGTCGAGGACTTCGACGCGCTCGTGCTTCCGGGCGGAACGCTCAATGCCGATGCCCTGCGCCTCGATGAGGACGCGGTGGCTCTCGTGAAGGCATTCTTCGCGGCCGACAAGCTCGTGGCGGCGATCTGCCACGCCCCGTGGATTCTCGCCGAATCGGGTGAGGCCAAGGGCCGGAAGCTGACCTCGTTCATCTCGACGAAGACCGACCTCATCAACGCCGGTGCTTCGTGGGAGGATTCCGAGGTCGTCATCGACGGCAACCTCATCACCTCCCGCAACCCCGGAGATCTCGACGCATTCAACTCGGCCGTCGCGAACGCGCTGGGCTGA
- a CDS encoding ClpP family protease codes for MSQYTIPNVVDRSASSEKIVDVYSHLLGNRIIYLGVPIDDGVANTVIAQLLHLEASSREVPIQMYINSPGGSLTAMTAVYDAMHHIGAPVATTCVGQAAADAAVLLAAGEPGQRSMLGHARAVLRQPHAEGARGTIPDLIVAADEIARQRREVEQMLANGTGRSVEQIHEDLDRDLVLDARAAKDFGLVDQIL; via the coding sequence ATGAGCCAATACACGATTCCCAACGTCGTCGACCGCTCGGCCAGCAGCGAGAAGATCGTCGACGTCTACTCGCACCTGCTGGGCAACCGCATCATCTACCTCGGCGTGCCCATCGATGACGGAGTCGCCAACACCGTCATCGCCCAGCTGCTCCACCTCGAGGCGAGCAGCCGGGAAGTGCCGATCCAGATGTACATCAACTCACCCGGCGGATCCCTCACGGCCATGACCGCCGTCTATGACGCGATGCACCACATCGGCGCACCGGTGGCCACCACCTGCGTCGGACAGGCCGCCGCCGACGCCGCGGTGCTGCTGGCGGCGGGGGAGCCCGGTCAGCGTTCGATGCTCGGACACGCTCGGGCCGTGCTCCGCCAGCCTCACGCCGAGGGCGCACGCGGGACCATCCCGGACCTCATCGTCGCGGCCGACGAGATCGCCCGGCAGCGGCGTGAGGTCGAGCAGATGCTGGCGAACGGGACCGGGCGGAGCGTCGAGCAGATCCACGAGGATCTCGACCGGGACCTCGTCCTCGACGCACGGGCGGCGAAGGACTTCGGCCTCGTCGATCAGATCCTCTGA
- a CDS encoding L,D-transpeptidase: MSPTKFQGAVAALSAIALLTACTPTGSDPDATSDGAKSAEAAAEPVFRLGTVSEAEAEAEAGTAKPTSTGTPTPEQNGKVVDSGTKTQVGPGERISLSVEDATLSDVSITDTEHPRISVDPGTFFDTDGTELEAADDSTEDAEAGSSTSSTPSKSASGEASESSQAPAEHSVTAPDDAAAWVSAYDLVADSTYELSATATSADGEEHDFSSTVDVTAGDASPMSVRTTLADDQTVGVGAPIILSFASSVGKEYRDDVEHRLSVKVTDENGKKRKVEGSWAWLPDDPQSRLHFRPKEFWPAHSKVSVDAPLKNVPTTDGTVGQNDLTLDFEIGRKQVVKANAKTHRMVVTREGKEVMDFPASLGAKKSPSYNGTHVVMSKASDYTMTSEQWDYETDVRWAVRIHNNGEFIHAAPWSTGVQGSANVSHGCINLSTARAKQYYDSAIFGDPVEITGSNVSLSTSASDISDWVYDWDEWTKLSALD; encoded by the coding sequence TTGTCACCCACGAAGTTCCAGGGGGCGGTTGCTGCCTTATCGGCAATCGCTCTGCTCACAGCCTGCACCCCCACCGGCTCAGACCCCGATGCCACAAGCGATGGCGCGAAGTCTGCCGAGGCGGCCGCCGAACCGGTGTTCCGGCTCGGCACCGTCTCCGAGGCCGAAGCCGAAGCCGAAGCAGGGACCGCGAAGCCCACGAGCACCGGGACACCGACTCCGGAGCAGAACGGAAAGGTCGTCGACTCCGGAACGAAGACTCAGGTCGGCCCGGGCGAGCGCATCAGCCTCAGCGTCGAAGACGCGACGCTCAGCGACGTCTCGATCACCGATACCGAGCATCCGCGCATCTCGGTCGACCCGGGGACCTTCTTCGACACCGACGGAACCGAACTCGAAGCAGCCGATGACAGCACCGAGGACGCAGAGGCCGGTTCATCGACCTCTTCGACGCCGAGTAAAAGCGCTTCGGGTGAGGCGTCCGAGAGCAGTCAGGCCCCGGCCGAGCACTCGGTCACTGCCCCCGATGACGCCGCGGCCTGGGTCTCGGCCTACGACCTCGTCGCCGACAGCACATATGAGCTCTCGGCCACGGCCACCTCGGCGGATGGAGAGGAACACGACTTCAGTTCGACGGTCGACGTCACCGCCGGCGACGCCTCGCCGATGTCGGTGCGCACGACCCTCGCCGACGACCAGACCGTCGGGGTGGGCGCACCGATCATCCTCAGTTTCGCCTCTTCCGTGGGCAAGGAGTACAGAGATGACGTCGAACACCGCCTGTCGGTCAAGGTCACGGACGAGAACGGCAAGAAGCGCAAGGTCGAAGGCTCGTGGGCGTGGCTTCCCGACGATCCGCAATCGCGTCTGCACTTCCGGCCCAAGGAGTTCTGGCCCGCGCATTCGAAGGTCTCCGTCGACGCCCCGCTGAAGAACGTCCCCACCACCGATGGGACCGTTGGCCAGAACGACCTCACGCTCGACTTCGAAATCGGCCGCAAGCAGGTCGTCAAGGCCAACGCCAAGACCCACCGCATGGTCGTCACCCGGGAGGGCAAAGAGGTCATGGACTTCCCCGCCTCACTGGGCGCGAAGAAGTCCCCGTCCTACAACGGCACCCACGTGGTGATGTCGAAGGCGTCGGACTACACGATGACCTCGGAGCAGTGGGACTACGAAACCGATGTGCGGTGGGCCGTGCGCATCCACAACAACGGCGAGTTCATCCATGCCGCGCCCTGGTCGACCGGTGTCCAGGGATCGGCGAACGTCTCCCACGGCTGCATCAACCTCTCGACCGCGCGGGCCAAGCAGTACTACGACTCCGCGATCTTCGGCGACCCCGTCGAGATCACCGGTTCGAACGTCAGCCTGTCCACCTCGGCCAGCGACATCTCGGATTGGGTCTACGACTGGGACGAGTGGACGAAGCTGAGCGCACTCGACTGA